ATACTCTTTGATGTATATTTTTAAAGAAAACTTAGTTTTTTCTGTATTTAACGTTTGATTAGCTGTTTAATTGTGTTGAAGTGTTAATTTTTTCAGAAAGTGGCTTTTATCATCGTTTTAAAAGTCTGCGTTCCGTCTTTGTTTTAATATATTTGCAGTTCACATTCCAATTATGGCTAAAAAGAAAATAATTTCAGAATCTTCCAATCCAAAAAAGAATAAGAACGATATTTCTGTAGGAGTAGTAGGAAGCGGAAGTTTTGCAACCGCTATCGTAAAAATGCTTGTTGAAAACTGTAAAGTAGTACACTGGTGCGTAAGAAGTGAATTTGTAAAAGGAGCTATAGAACTCCGCGGGCACAATCCAACCTATCTTACGGCGGTTAATTTTAATCTTAAAAGTCTGAAACTTACTACGGATATTAATGAGCTTGTCTCTGCCTGCGATGTGATCGTATTGGCAACCCCATCTATTTACCTTTCGGATACGATGGAGAAAATAAGCTGTGAATATGGTGACAAAATTTTTGTTTCAGCCATTAAAGGGATTATACCTAAAGTAAACGATGTGGTAGCTCATTATCTGAGAGATGAATTTAAGATTGGTTTCAGAAACCAGGCGGTTATTGCAGGGCCATGCCACGCTGAGGAAGTTGCTATGGAAAGACTTTCTTATCTTACGGTAGCAGCAGTAGAAGATGAAACTGCTGAAAAACTTGAAAAAATATTCAGTTCAGATTTTATCAAAGTACATTCCAGCAAGGATATTTTAGGAAATGAATACAGTGCCATTCTTAAAAATATTTTTGCAATAGGAGCAGGAATTGCGAGCGGGCTGGGGTATGGAGATAACTTTACCGCTGTTTTTGTTTCCAATGCGATCCGTGAAATGGAAATTTTCCTTGAAGCTGTATACGAAGCCCCTAGAGACGTCAATGAAAGTGCTTATCTGGGTGACCTTCTGGTAACAGCGTACTCCCTTTTTTCCAGAAACCGCAGTTTAGGAAATCTTATCGGAAAAGGATATACCGTAAAATCTGCAATCCAGTCCATGAATATGGTGGCAGAAGGATATTATGCTGCAGATTCCATTTATAAAACAGCAAAACAGAAGCATTTGAAGCTTCCTATTATAGATACGGTTTATGCCATCCTTTATGAAGGAAAAAATGCAGAAAAACAGTTTAAAAAGCTTACTGCAAAACTAAATTAGAAAAAGTAAGGCCTTTACTGACCTCTAGCTTAATCATAAAAATAAAAAACTTAAGTCATTCAGGGCTTAAGTTTTTTATTTCATACCTATTTAATAACTGTGAACTCTGGTTTGATTATTTCTTCAATAGATAAATATTGACAGTATTCATAGAATTTTTTTGCCTGTTTAAAAACCATTTTTACCATAAAAATTAACGTGTTAAAATCGTTAAACATTTTCCTGTTTATAAAACTTTTTCCCGAAATTTGAAATAAAATTTAGAATTATGCCACAATCGCTTACAAGCAGAACACCGAAACCGAAATATGACGTTGTACTGATAGGCGGCGGAATCATGAGCGCCACTTTAGCAACACTGCTTCACGAATTTGATCCCAGTCTTGAGATTGCCATATTTGAAAGGCTCGGAAGATTTGCAAAGGAAAGTACAGCAGCATGGAACAACGCAGGAACAGGGCATTCTGCTTTTTGTGAACTAAACTATACTCCTGAAAAACCGGATGGCACTATTGATATTACCAAAGCGGAAAGCATTGCAGAACAGTTTGAAATGTCAAAACAGTTCTGGTCTTATCTAGTAAATCAGGGATATATCAAAGATCCTAAGGA
Above is a genomic segment from Chryseobacterium shigense containing:
- a CDS encoding NAD(P)H-dependent glycerol-3-phosphate dehydrogenase, whose amino-acid sequence is MAKKKIISESSNPKKNKNDISVGVVGSGSFATAIVKMLVENCKVVHWCVRSEFVKGAIELRGHNPTYLTAVNFNLKSLKLTTDINELVSACDVIVLATPSIYLSDTMEKISCEYGDKIFVSAIKGIIPKVNDVVAHYLRDEFKIGFRNQAVIAGPCHAEEVAMERLSYLTVAAVEDETAEKLEKIFSSDFIKVHSSKDILGNEYSAILKNIFAIGAGIASGLGYGDNFTAVFVSNAIREMEIFLEAVYEAPRDVNESAYLGDLLVTAYSLFSRNRSLGNLIGKGYTVKSAIQSMNMVAEGYYAADSIYKTAKQKHLKLPIIDTVYAILYEGKNAEKQFKKLTAKLN